The following coding sequences lie in one Polluticoccus soli genomic window:
- a CDS encoding DUF4142 domain-containing protein, giving the protein MKKILLASSLAMAGALFLASCDSSTSEKIEEKADTIGSKIDAAVDNMGNRLDSMNKHDAEDDADFVKDAMKSNTMELHMLADGKSKGTDAELKSAAKKMEADHKKLGADLKAYAAKKNIAADTADMDHASHDDAKGADWDKKWANDMVDDHEHDIKKFEDVEKETQDAELKAMVSKALPVLREHLETSKKLQQKFNK; this is encoded by the coding sequence ATGAAAAAAATCCTCCTGGCGAGCAGCCTGGCTATGGCCGGTGCATTATTCCTTGCTTCCTGCGACAGTTCAACCTCTGAAAAAATAGAAGAGAAAGCCGATACCATCGGAAGCAAGATTGACGCTGCTGTTGACAATATGGGCAACCGCTTAGACAGCATGAATAAACATGATGCAGAAGACGATGCAGACTTTGTTAAGGATGCAATGAAATCGAACACGATGGAACTGCATATGCTTGCCGACGGTAAATCCAAAGGCACTGATGCAGAGCTGAAAAGTGCTGCCAAAAAGATGGAAGCAGACCATAAAAAGCTCGGAGCAGATCTAAAAGCTTATGCTGCAAAAAAGAACATTGCGGCGGACACTGCGGATATGGATCATGCCAGTCACGATGACGCCAAGGGTGCCGACTGGGATAAAAAATGGGCAAACGATATGGTCGATGATCATGAGCACGATATCAAAAAGTTTGAGGACGTAGAAAAAGAAACGCAGGATGCTGAGCTTAAGGCTATGGTCAGCAAAGCTCTTCCTGTTCTTCGCGAACACCTGGAAACTTCTAAAAAATTGCAACAAAAATTCAACAAATAA
- a CDS encoding ferritin-like domain-containing protein has product MQNQENTVEILNDLVKVNNDRIAGYERAIREAKDLDVDLKATFEGMVRESEEYRQELEGKVHECGGEVERGTTTSGKIYRAWMDVKATFTGSDRKAILSSCEFGEDAALRAYESAMHAENELSPDVRSLISDQHSSLRTSHDLIKKYRDAQSAMDR; this is encoded by the coding sequence ATGCAAAATCAGGAAAACACTGTAGAAATACTGAATGATCTGGTGAAAGTTAACAATGACAGGATAGCCGGTTACGAACGCGCGATAAGAGAGGCCAAAGACCTTGATGTAGACCTGAAAGCAACATTTGAAGGAATGGTACGCGAAAGCGAAGAATACAGGCAGGAGTTGGAGGGCAAGGTGCACGAGTGTGGCGGCGAAGTAGAACGCGGCACCACCACTTCGGGTAAAATTTACCGCGCCTGGATGGATGTGAAGGCTACGTTTACCGGCAGTGACAGGAAAGCCATCCTGTCCTCATGTGAATTTGGTGAAGATGCGGCACTTCGTGCTTACGAATCGGCCATGCATGCAGAAAATGAATTGAGCCCCGATGTCAGGAGTCTGATCTCTGACCAGCACAGTTCGCTCAGAACATCTCATGACCTGATAAAAAAATACAGGGATGCGCAAAGCGCAATGGACCGATAA
- a CDS encoding acyl-CoA mutase large subunit family protein, whose product MSDKKFITDAGIEIKQLYDQPVTMNEKPGEFPFTRGVHAAMYRDRLWTMRQYAGFSTAEESNKRYHYLLSQGVMGLSVAFDLPTQIGYDSDHEMSEGEVGKVGVAIDSLEDMEILFKDIKLQDISTSMTINATAFILLSFYIALAKKQGADIRKISGTIQNDILKEYAARGTYIYPPGPSMRLITDIFEYCSKEVPKWNTISISGYHIREAGSDAVQELAFTLANGKAYLQAAIEKGLDINVFAQRLSFFFNAHNNIFEEAAKFRAARRMWAHITRSLGATDTKAQMLRFHTQTGGSTLTAQQPKNNIVRVTLQALSAVLGGTQSLHTNGYDEALSLPTEEAATIALRTQQIVAFESGATHTVDPLAGSYYVENLTNEIEAAAWKLIDKIDVMGGAVKAIEQGFIQDEIARAAYQYNREIETGEKIIVGVNKFIAKEEGQTPVLKIDDSIRHVQMEKLRSLRERRDNAKAAASLDAIRQRAKTTANLMPVVIEAVENLCTLGEISNTLREVWGEYRG is encoded by the coding sequence GTGAGCGATAAAAAGTTTATTACCGACGCAGGTATCGAAATAAAACAACTGTACGACCAGCCCGTAACCATGAACGAAAAACCGGGTGAATTTCCCTTTACCCGTGGCGTGCATGCCGCTATGTATCGCGACAGGCTTTGGACCATGCGTCAATACGCCGGTTTCAGCACCGCTGAGGAATCTAATAAAAGGTATCACTACCTGCTGAGCCAGGGTGTAATGGGTTTATCAGTTGCTTTCGACCTGCCTACGCAGATCGGGTACGATTCAGACCACGAAATGTCTGAAGGCGAAGTGGGTAAAGTAGGCGTCGCTATCGACTCGCTCGAGGACATGGAGATACTGTTCAAAGACATCAAGCTGCAGGACATTTCCACCTCCATGACCATCAACGCCACGGCGTTCATCCTGCTTTCTTTCTATATCGCACTCGCTAAAAAACAAGGCGCAGATATCCGCAAGATATCAGGCACCATCCAGAACGATATCCTTAAAGAATATGCTGCAAGGGGCACGTATATCTATCCTCCGGGGCCATCAATGCGCCTGATCACCGATATATTTGAATATTGCAGCAAAGAGGTACCGAAGTGGAATACCATTTCTATTTCCGGTTACCATATACGCGAAGCGGGTTCTGATGCCGTTCAGGAGCTGGCATTTACACTTGCAAATGGTAAAGCATATCTGCAGGCAGCTATAGAAAAAGGCCTTGATATCAATGTATTTGCACAGCGCCTTTCTTTCTTCTTCAATGCGCATAACAACATTTTCGAAGAAGCCGCGAAGTTCCGCGCAGCCCGCCGCATGTGGGCGCACATTACCCGCTCATTAGGTGCTACTGACACAAAAGCGCAAATGCTTCGCTTCCATACACAAACCGGCGGAAGCACATTAACAGCGCAGCAGCCTAAAAACAACATCGTTCGTGTTACCCTGCAAGCGCTGAGTGCGGTACTTGGCGGTACACAGTCACTACATACCAACGGCTACGACGAGGCATTGTCATTGCCTACTGAAGAAGCTGCAACTATTGCATTACGTACACAGCAGATCGTGGCTTTTGAAAGTGGCGCTACACACACGGTAGATCCCCTGGCTGGTTCTTATTATGTAGAGAACCTGACCAACGAAATAGAAGCGGCAGCATGGAAGCTGATCGACAAGATCGATGTAATGGGTGGTGCTGTTAAGGCTATAGAGCAAGGTTTCATCCAGGACGAGATCGCCCGCGCTGCTTACCAATACAACCGTGAGATCGAGACCGGTGAAAAGATCATTGTTGGCGTAAACAAATTCATCGCCAAAGAAGAAGGCCAGACCCCTGTGCTGAAGATCGATGATTCTATCCGCCACGTACAAATGGAAAAATTGCGTTCGCTGCGTGAACGTAGAGATAATGCAAAAGCCGCTGCTTCCCTCGACGCAATCCGTCAAAGGGCCAAAACAACAGCCAACCTGATGCCTGTGGTAATAGAAGCAGTGGAAAATCTTTGTACGCTCGGAGAGATATCTAACACGCTGCGTGAAGTGTGGGGAGAATACCGCGGCTAG
- a CDS encoding DUF3810 domain-containing protein: protein MRYKKKLIILFLLILLLTAIQYTLPYYPEIVTFYDKYVFRPFQTLRNVTIGLIPLSIGDILYIIGGVLVLVAIARWLFFLIKIRTHTHDFLTSILHSIISLAILYVIFVLGWGGNYYKPSLTTYWDLDKRNGAYNSSLISYDAFLIQKLNTYAPAYRSLTFRQTEKRAREYYRQYTDSRTKMYGLNVKPSIFGFFMQHLGIQGYYNPFTGEAQVNSFLPSFMLPFVITHEMAHQSGIAAEDDANLLAYVLSTTTKDSSFNYSAYLNVWLYTHARVRAVDTHMANTFKKQLNPITKSHLDTLRAIRRKFDSGVNDYSSFLYDEYLKLHNQKEGIETYDKVSISAWAWERQRDSMSTKLIRLP, encoded by the coding sequence ATGCGGTATAAGAAAAAGTTAATTATTCTCTTTCTCCTTATCCTGTTGCTCACGGCAATTCAGTATACGCTGCCCTATTACCCGGAGATAGTGACCTTTTATGATAAGTACGTTTTCCGGCCTTTCCAGACGTTGAGGAATGTTACGATCGGTCTTATACCGCTCAGTATTGGTGATATCCTGTATATCATTGGCGGCGTATTGGTACTGGTGGCAATAGCACGCTGGCTATTTTTCCTTATCAAGATACGGACGCACACACACGACTTTCTTACATCTATACTTCACAGCATCATTTCGCTGGCTATTTTATATGTGATCTTCGTATTGGGGTGGGGAGGCAATTATTATAAGCCCTCGCTTACAACATACTGGGATCTTGATAAACGTAACGGGGCCTACAACTCTAGTCTTATCAGCTACGATGCGTTTTTGATTCAAAAGTTGAATACTTACGCGCCCGCTTATAGATCACTTACGTTTCGACAAACTGAAAAGAGGGCGCGAGAATACTATAGGCAGTACACGGACAGCAGGACGAAAATGTATGGACTAAATGTGAAGCCATCGATATTTGGCTTTTTTATGCAGCACCTCGGCATACAGGGTTACTACAATCCGTTTACCGGTGAGGCACAGGTGAACAGTTTTCTGCCATCTTTCATGTTGCCTTTTGTCATAACGCACGAAATGGCACATCAATCGGGAATAGCAGCTGAAGACGATGCAAACCTGCTGGCGTATGTATTGAGTACTACTACCAAAGACAGTTCATTCAACTATTCTGCTTACCTGAATGTGTGGCTGTATACTCATGCGCGTGTAAGAGCAGTGGACACACACATGGCCAACACTTTTAAAAAGCAGCTTAATCCCATTACAAAATCGCACCTCGATACCCTGCGTGCCATCAGGCGCAAGTTTGATAGCGGCGTAAATGATTACAGCAGTTTCCTGTATGATGAATACCTAAAACTTCACAACCAGAAAGAAGGAATAGAGACCTACGACAAAGTATCGATAAGCGCATGGGCTTGGGAACGCCAGCGCGATTCAATGTCGACAAAGCTCATCAGGCTGCCCTAG
- a CDS encoding efflux RND transporter periplasmic adaptor subunit, whose translation MPVYQSKIFIPVLSLLLVSGVTACKSKKTETTTTTARGQAGRPNNLRAEVYVVKAEVFQNDYKASGTLLPNEEIEIHPEISGRVTSISFKEGAHVRKGQTLVQLYDADTRAQIQKLRAQRQLQVKLLERQQELLSIGGISRQEYETTQTQIRSIDADIAFAEAQLRTTRIVAPFNGTIGLRNISVGAVITPTTVIATLQQTNPLKMDFAVPDKYRGLLFTGKGVFFSVNNNQLGNLSGKISAIEPGADVTTRTVKVRALVPNSSGKLVPGSFAEVVIPFESNYSAILIPSNAVIPTTRDKKVAVVEQGRAQLLTVELGERTSDKVEVTKGLEAGDTVIVTGLMQVKAGMEVKVTKVRN comes from the coding sequence ATGCCTGTATACCAAAGTAAAATTTTCATACCAGTTCTATCCCTGCTGCTGGTGTCCGGGGTCACCGCCTGTAAATCCAAAAAGACAGAAACCACCACCACAACGGCCCGCGGACAAGCTGGCCGGCCCAACAACCTGCGAGCAGAAGTTTATGTAGTGAAAGCTGAGGTATTTCAAAATGACTATAAAGCAAGCGGTACACTTTTACCCAACGAGGAAATTGAGATACATCCCGAAATATCCGGCCGGGTAACCAGTATTTCTTTCAAAGAAGGTGCGCACGTACGCAAAGGACAAACGCTGGTGCAATTGTACGATGCAGATACGCGTGCACAGATACAGAAACTGAGAGCACAACGACAGTTGCAAGTCAAGCTGCTGGAGAGGCAGCAAGAATTGCTGAGCATTGGTGGCATCAGCAGGCAGGAATATGAAACTACACAGACACAGATCAGGTCGATAGATGCTGATATAGCTTTTGCAGAGGCGCAGCTGAGGACAACCAGGATCGTGGCGCCGTTTAATGGAACCATTGGGTTGCGAAACATAAGCGTTGGCGCTGTAATAACTCCTACAACAGTGATCGCTACTCTGCAGCAAACCAATCCTTTAAAAATGGATTTCGCTGTTCCTGATAAATACCGCGGCCTGTTATTTACTGGTAAGGGTGTATTCTTTTCGGTGAATAACAACCAGTTGGGTAACCTGTCTGGGAAGATCAGCGCCATAGAGCCAGGTGCTGATGTAACCACGCGTACCGTGAAGGTTCGGGCCCTGGTACCCAACAGCAGCGGCAAATTGGTGCCTGGTTCGTTTGCCGAGGTTGTGATACCTTTTGAGAGCAACTACAGTGCGATACTAATTCCATCTAACGCTGTAATACCCACAACGCGTGACAAGAAAGTAGCAGTGGTTGAACAGGGCCGAGCACAGTTGTTAACAGTGGAACTTGGAGAGCGAACAAGCGATAAAGTAGAAGTGACCAAAGGTCTTGAAGCGGGCGATACGGTAATAGTTACCGGCCTGATGCAGGTGAAGGCTGGCATGGAAGTTAAGGTCACCAAGGTGAGAAACTAA
- a CDS encoding ligase-associated DNA damage response exonuclease, whose amino-acid sequence MGLITFTDKGLYCREGDFFIDPWKPVQRAVTTHAHSDHARWGSRLYLAHTDSYYLLKARLGEDTQIQTLDYNQSISINNVKISFHPAGHIIGSAQVRVEYKGEVWVVSGDYKLEDDGVTVPFEPVKCNTFITESTFGLPIYQWRPQPEIMENIHQWVLRNQEMGRYSVLSAYSLGKAQRLIHALSAYGHKFYGHGAIYYMNLAIQQSRPFPDVTYLRPETPKEEVKRGIIIMPSSDTNNPWLRKWQPSATGICSGWMQVRGAQRRRNADAGFALSDHADWPGLLEAIKATGAETVYVTHGFSAPLARYLKEEVGLKTGVVQTAFGEDEE is encoded by the coding sequence ATGGGTTTGATCACCTTCACGGACAAAGGACTGTACTGCCGTGAAGGTGATTTTTTTATTGATCCATGGAAACCGGTGCAACGCGCGGTTACTACCCACGCACATTCCGACCATGCCCGCTGGGGGAGCCGCCTATACCTGGCACACACCGATAGCTATTATCTCCTAAAGGCACGTCTTGGTGAAGACACCCAGATACAAACCCTTGATTACAACCAATCCATCAGTATCAATAATGTGAAGATCAGCTTTCATCCCGCGGGGCATATTATTGGGTCTGCACAGGTGCGTGTAGAATATAAGGGAGAAGTCTGGGTAGTGTCCGGTGACTATAAACTGGAAGACGACGGCGTTACCGTACCTTTTGAGCCGGTGAAATGCAACACCTTTATTACTGAAAGCACTTTTGGACTTCCTATCTACCAATGGCGTCCGCAGCCGGAGATCATGGAAAACATACATCAATGGGTGCTCCGCAACCAGGAAATGGGTCGATACAGTGTTCTTTCAGCCTATAGCCTTGGCAAGGCGCAAAGGCTGATTCATGCCCTGTCAGCATACGGACACAAGTTTTATGGTCATGGTGCCATTTATTATATGAACCTGGCTATCCAACAGTCCAGGCCATTTCCTGACGTGACCTACCTGCGCCCCGAAACACCTAAAGAAGAGGTAAAAAGGGGCATCATCATTATGCCCTCTTCTGACACCAATAATCCATGGTTGCGCAAATGGCAGCCTTCGGCCACAGGTATTTGCAGCGGCTGGATGCAGGTACGAGGCGCACAGCGCAGAAGGAATGCAGACGCTGGCTTTGCCCTAAGCGACCACGCTGACTGGCCTGGCCTGCTCGAAGCTATAAAGGCAACAGGTGCAGAAACTGTATATGTGACGCACGGGTTCAGCGCTCCCCTCGCCCGCTACCTAAAGGAGGAAGTCGGTCTGAAAACAGGCGTAGTACAGACCGCATTTGGCGAGGATGAAGAATAA
- a CDS encoding 4-hydroxy-3-methylbut-2-enyl diphosphate reductase: MKSFEVPVHYRSTLVTAIKQKRKAADKMKKDFSPTVLEIGSLQIILARHFGFCYGVENAIEIAFRAVAENPGKRIFLLSEMIHNPGVNADLQALGVTFIMDTGGKMLMDWDDLTSDDIVIIPAFGTTLEMEKRLRDKGIEPSKYETTCPFVEKVWNRAEKIGTEGYSIIVHGKPKHEETRATFSHSKANTPTVVVKDMAETEHLAKFITGELPAEQFYTDFAGQYSEGFDVTKDFQRIGVVNQTTMLASETQGIADYLKQVMIQHYQLSADKISERFADTRDTLCYATNDNQSAVQGLLQTEADLAIVIGGYNSSNTSHLVELCEEKLPTYFIKDEHCLESLTSIRHFDLHTHTEKQTENYLPSNRPLKIMITSGASCPDALVERVIERLAEITGNEPALEAITGNWTAIS; the protein is encoded by the coding sequence ATGAAATCATTCGAGGTTCCTGTTCATTACCGCAGCACGCTGGTTACAGCCATCAAGCAAAAACGCAAAGCGGCCGACAAGATGAAGAAAGACTTTTCTCCAACCGTATTGGAGATTGGTTCTCTACAGATCATTCTTGCGCGTCACTTCGGCTTTTGTTATGGTGTGGAAAACGCCATTGAGATAGCTTTTCGCGCGGTAGCCGAGAACCCGGGCAAACGCATTTTCCTGCTGAGCGAAATGATACACAACCCCGGTGTAAACGCAGACCTGCAGGCGCTTGGAGTGACGTTCATTATGGACACCGGTGGCAAAATGCTGATGGACTGGGATGACCTGACATCCGATGATATCGTGATCATTCCTGCTTTCGGTACTACGCTGGAGATGGAAAAGAGGCTGCGCGACAAAGGCATAGAACCTTCGAAATACGAAACCACCTGCCCGTTTGTAGAAAAAGTATGGAACAGGGCGGAGAAAATAGGTACCGAGGGGTATTCTATCATCGTGCATGGCAAACCCAAACACGAAGAAACCCGTGCGACTTTTTCTCATAGCAAGGCGAACACGCCGACCGTGGTAGTAAAAGACATGGCGGAGACCGAACACCTGGCCAAATTCATCACTGGTGAATTGCCTGCTGAGCAGTTTTACACTGACTTTGCCGGACAATACTCTGAAGGCTTCGATGTGACCAAAGATTTTCAACGTATTGGCGTGGTAAACCAAACGACCATGCTAGCCAGCGAAACTCAGGGCATCGCCGATTACCTGAAACAGGTTATGATACAGCACTATCAACTATCTGCCGATAAAATATCAGAGCGTTTTGCAGACACACGCGATACGCTGTGCTATGCAACCAACGATAACCAGAGCGCAGTACAAGGCCTGCTTCAAACAGAAGCTGACCTCGCTATTGTGATCGGTGGTTACAACAGCTCTAATACATCGCACCTTGTTGAGCTGTGTGAAGAAAAGCTGCCTACCTATTTCATTAAGGATGAGCATTGCCTCGAATCATTGACAAGCATACGTCACTTCGACCTACACACGCACACCGAAAAGCAAACAGAAAATTACCTGCCGTCAAACAGGCCATTGAAGATCATGATAACTTCAGGTGCGTCTTGTCCTGATGCTTTGGTGGAACGAGTGATTGAAAGATTGGCAGAAATTACCGGTAATGAACCTGCTTTAGAGGCCATTACCGGCAACTGGACCGCTATCAGTTAA
- a CDS encoding pyruvate carboxylase, translated as MHIRKLLIANRGEISIRISRAATELNIPTVAVYTYEDRYSLHRYKADEAYQVGADNEPLKPYLDIDALITIAKESGANAIHPGYGFLSENATFAKRCADNGIIFVGPRPDVMSALGDKVTAKEVAKKAGIPIIESNELPLDTEEAALSEAARIGYPLMLKAAAGGGGRGMRVVRNEEELKKSFREARSEAKNAFGDDTVFLEKFVENPKHIEVQIAADNHGNIVHLYERDCSVQRRFQKVVEVAPSVNLRNETREKLYEYAVKIASAVDYNNLGTVEFLVDAAGNIYFIEVNPRIQVEHTVTEMITGVDLIKTQLYVASDYKLSDPKIGLGDQNAIRKDGFAIQCRITTEDPINNFKPDYGTLVTYRNATGFGVRLDEGSTYPGMKISPFFDSMLVKVSTWGNNLFDASQKMHRALREFRIRGVKSNIQFLENLITHEEFYAGKATVGFIQEHPELFNFVVRQDRGTKMLNFLADVTINGNPDVKVKEERTFEKPVVPEAIGVEYTKGTKDLLTELGPEKFSEWLRNEKKVHYTDTTFRDAHQSLLATRMRSYDMLKVAKHFAKLHPQTFSMEVWGGATFDVCIRFLREDPWKRLEMLRAAIPNILLQMLIRGCNGVGYAAYPDNLIEKFVEQSWEKGVDIFRIFDSLNWMENIAPCIDMVRKRTKGIAEGALCYTGDILDPKRTKYTLDYYLRLAKDLENAGSHILAIKDMSGLLKPYAAKELVTALKETVKIPVHLHTHDTSSLQPATYLMAIEAGVDVVDCAMGSLSGLTSQPNFNAIVEMMKFHQRENQYDIKSLNQFSNYWEAVREYYYPFESGLKASAAEVFRHEIPGGQYSNLKPQAVALGLGDKFEAIKDMYATVNDMFGDIVKVTPSSKVVGDMAQFMVANNLTREDVYAKGENISFPESVQEFFMGSIGQPEGGLPKDLQQIILKDKTPFTDRPGTHLPPVDFEQELKAFKQKFGEDLGICDFLSYKFYPKVFEEGLNFWREYGDVSVVPTPLFLYGMKAGQETTIEISKGKTLLIRLLSIGPVDDKGKRTVFFKLNGQTRNVEISDRSVKVVKAENRKVDQSNGKHIGAPLQGMLSKLLVKKDEPVKKNQPLFVIEAMKMETVIAAPYDCNIRDIALGEGTLVNTNDLVLELN; from the coding sequence TATTGATGCCCTGATAACCATCGCGAAGGAGTCTGGCGCCAATGCCATTCACCCCGGTTATGGCTTCTTGTCAGAGAATGCAACGTTTGCAAAAAGGTGTGCGGACAACGGTATCATCTTCGTTGGGCCGAGGCCGGATGTAATGTCGGCACTTGGTGATAAGGTAACGGCGAAGGAAGTGGCTAAGAAAGCCGGTATCCCGATCATTGAGAGTAATGAACTACCACTCGATACAGAGGAAGCTGCATTGAGCGAAGCTGCCCGCATCGGTTACCCGCTGATGTTGAAAGCTGCTGCAGGTGGTGGTGGCCGCGGTATGCGCGTAGTGCGAAACGAAGAAGAACTGAAGAAGTCATTCCGTGAGGCAAGGAGTGAAGCAAAAAATGCATTTGGCGACGATACAGTATTCCTTGAGAAGTTTGTAGAGAACCCGAAGCATATAGAAGTGCAGATAGCTGCCGATAATCACGGCAACATTGTTCACTTGTACGAGCGCGATTGCTCGGTACAACGCCGTTTTCAGAAAGTGGTGGAAGTAGCGCCATCGGTAAACCTGCGCAACGAAACACGCGAAAAGCTGTATGAATATGCGGTGAAGATCGCCAGTGCGGTTGATTACAATAACCTTGGTACAGTAGAGTTCCTGGTAGATGCTGCCGGCAATATCTACTTCATAGAAGTAAATCCACGTATACAGGTTGAACACACAGTGACAGAAATGATAACTGGTGTGGACCTGATAAAGACCCAACTGTATGTCGCTTCTGACTATAAACTGTCGGACCCTAAGATCGGTTTGGGAGATCAGAATGCTATCAGGAAGGATGGCTTTGCGATACAGTGTCGCATTACAACCGAGGATCCGATCAACAACTTCAAGCCGGACTATGGTACGCTCGTAACGTATCGTAATGCCACAGGTTTTGGTGTGCGCCTTGATGAAGGCAGCACTTACCCCGGTATGAAGATCAGCCCGTTCTTTGATTCGATGCTGGTGAAGGTGAGTACCTGGGGTAATAACCTTTTCGATGCATCACAGAAGATGCACCGTGCGTTGCGCGAGTTCAGGATACGCGGCGTGAAAAGCAATATCCAGTTCCTCGAGAACCTGATCACGCACGAAGAGTTTTATGCAGGTAAAGCAACAGTTGGTTTTATCCAGGAGCATCCTGAGCTGTTCAATTTTGTGGTGCGCCAGGACAGGGGTACTAAGATGCTGAACTTCCTGGCCGATGTTACTATCAACGGCAACCCCGATGTAAAGGTCAAAGAAGAAAGGACATTTGAAAAACCTGTAGTGCCTGAAGCCATTGGTGTAGAATATACCAAAGGCACCAAAGACCTGTTGACAGAACTTGGTCCTGAGAAATTTAGTGAATGGCTGCGCAACGAAAAGAAGGTACATTATACAGATACAACTTTCCGCGATGCACACCAGTCGCTGCTGGCTACGCGTATGCGCAGTTACGACATGCTGAAGGTAGCTAAACACTTCGCCAAACTGCACCCGCAGACATTCAGCATGGAAGTGTGGGGTGGTGCTACGTTTGATGTATGTATCCGCTTCCTGAGAGAGGATCCCTGGAAGCGCCTGGAAATGCTGCGTGCAGCGATACCCAATATCCTGTTGCAAATGCTGATACGCGGTTGCAACGGTGTTGGTTATGCGGCCTATCCTGACAACCTGATCGAAAAATTTGTAGAGCAATCTTGGGAGAAAGGCGTAGACATTTTCCGGATTTTCGACTCACTGAACTGGATGGAGAATATTGCACCGTGCATCGACATGGTGCGCAAGCGTACTAAAGGTATTGCTGAAGGAGCGCTGTGTTATACGGGTGACATACTCGATCCTAAGCGAACTAAGTACACGCTCGATTATTACCTGCGCCTGGCAAAAGACCTGGAAAATGCAGGCTCGCATATACTAGCTATCAAAGACATGTCGGGCTTGTTGAAGCCCTATGCAGCAAAAGAACTGGTGACTGCATTGAAGGAAACTGTGAAAATACCCGTGCACCTGCATACACATGATACATCGTCGCTGCAACCAGCTACTTACTTGATGGCAATCGAAGCTGGTGTTGACGTGGTAGACTGCGCGATGGGTTCACTAAGTGGGCTTACGTCTCAGCCAAACTTCAATGCCATCGTAGAGATGATGAAGTTTCATCAGCGCGAGAATCAATACGATATCAAATCGCTCAACCAGTTCTCTAATTATTGGGAGGCTGTTCGCGAATATTATTATCCGTTTGAGTCAGGCCTGAAAGCCAGTGCTGCTGAGGTGTTCCGGCATGAGATACCTGGCGGACAGTATTCTAACCTCAAACCACAGGCTGTAGCGCTTGGTCTGGGTGATAAGTTTGAAGCGATCAAAGACATGTACGCTACGGTGAACGATATGTTCGGCGACATAGTAAAAGTAACACCGAGCTCGAAGGTGGTAGGCGACATGGCGCAGTTCATGGTGGCCAATAACCTGACGCGTGAGGACGTTTATGCAAAAGGCGAAAATATCTCGTTCCCTGAATCGGTGCAGGAGTTCTTTATGGGTTCTATCGGTCAACCCGAAGGTGGCCTGCCTAAAGACCTGCAGCAGATCATCCTGAAAGATAAAACGCCGTTTACTGACAGGCCCGGCACGCACTTGCCGCCTGTAGATTTTGAACAGGAGTTGAAAGCGTTCAAACAGAAGTTTGGTGAAGACCTTGGAATCTGCGATTTCCTTTCGTACAAGTTCTACCCGAAAGTATTTGAAGAAGGATTGAACTTCTGGAGGGAATATGGTGATGTGTCTGTAGTGCCAACTCCTCTCTTCCTCTATGGAATGAAAGCTGGACAGGAAACAACCATCGAGATCAGCAAAGGAAAGACGCTGCTGATACGCTTACTGAGCATTGGGCCTGTTGATGATAAAGGGAAACGCACAGTGTTCTTCAAGCTTAATGGCCAGACACGCAATGTGGAGATATCAGATAGGTCAGTGAAAGTAGTGAAAGCGGAGAACCGGAAAGTAGATCAAAGCAATGGCAAGCATATCGGTGCGCCATTGCAGGGAATGCTGTCTAAGCTATTGGTGAAGAAAGACGAACCTGTGAAGAAGAACCAACCACTGTTTGTGATAGAAGCCATGAAAATGGAAACGGTGATAGCTGCGCCTTACGATTGCAACATCCGTGACATCGCGTTAGGCGAAGGCACCCTTGTAAATACTAACGATTTGGTTTTGGAACTTAACTGA